One genomic region from Halococcus qingdaonensis encodes:
- a CDS encoding DUF7509 family protein: MRDRLLDSLEPTRYRRFLVYVMGAYKAHDIENEAAFVFLEQVRDRLRSEGFNAFLATDVGIELDEMDAGTQSLEFARASNAVIFVVRNDGRNLGVGIETGAVLEDMSNRARERVLFLHEAGVRSAMIAAVADRWDATVRTFDAEDDLYDEARLFIRDVMRREMTDKLSFPPESD, encoded by the coding sequence ATGCGCGACCGTCTCCTTGACAGTCTCGAACCCACACGCTATCGACGGTTTCTCGTGTATGTCATGGGGGCGTACAAGGCTCACGACATCGAGAACGAGGCGGCGTTCGTGTTTCTCGAACAGGTCCGCGACCGGCTTCGTTCGGAAGGATTCAACGCCTTCCTCGCAACTGATGTCGGAATCGAACTCGATGAGATGGATGCCGGAACACAGAGTTTGGAGTTTGCCCGAGCGAGCAATGCAGTGATCTTCGTCGTTCGGAACGACGGACGAAATCTCGGCGTCGGGATCGAGACGGGAGCGGTGTTAGAAGACATGAGCAATCGGGCACGCGAGCGGGTGCTCTTCCTCCACGAAGCGGGTGTCCGAAGCGCGATGATCGCCGCCGTCGCCGACCGGTGGGATGCCACCGTTCGGACATTTGATGCCGAGGACGATCTCTACGACGAAGCACGCCTCTTCATCCGCGACGTGATGCGTCGTGAAATGACTGATAAACTATCATTTCCACCAGAATCGGACTGA
- a CDS encoding aminotransferase class I/II-fold pyridoxal phosphate-dependent enzyme — MRIEPFELERWFGKYEHDADIMLAESGIRSLPAARFDTDPGDLGYVIPTDGDPDFRAEIAARYGRSADEVVFTCGTQEANLLAMLATLDDGDHAVVVTPTYQSLHALPRSIADVSTVELAPPEWTLDPDAVADAIEPNTRLVVVNNPNNPTGKYHSQDTVDALADLAADNDAYLLCDEVYRLLAEDSLPPVASLGPRGISTTSLTKAHGLAGLRFGWLAGPPEIVDAARRWKDYTTISPSIFGQHVARQALAEEESILDENRALAQEHRERVGEFLAAYGLDWHEPVGVNAFPTIPEGFDDSREFCRTVVEEESVVLAPGDLFGFDDRFRLGFGLPTDELEDGLERVGRVVENAR; from the coding sequence ATGCGAATCGAACCGTTCGAACTCGAACGCTGGTTCGGGAAGTACGAACACGACGCCGATATCATGCTCGCCGAGAGCGGCATCAGAAGCCTGCCCGCCGCGCGCTTCGACACCGATCCGGGCGATCTCGGTTACGTGATCCCGACCGACGGCGACCCCGATTTCCGAGCGGAGATCGCCGCACGCTACGGCCGCTCGGCCGACGAGGTGGTCTTCACCTGCGGCACGCAGGAGGCCAATCTCCTCGCCATGCTCGCGACGCTCGACGACGGGGATCACGCGGTCGTCGTCACGCCGACCTACCAGTCGCTGCACGCGCTGCCCCGCTCGATCGCGGACGTTTCGACGGTCGAGCTGGCACCCCCGGAGTGGACCCTCGATCCCGATGCCGTCGCCGACGCGATCGAACCGAACACGCGGCTCGTGGTCGTGAACAACCCGAACAACCCGACCGGGAAATACCACTCACAAGATACGGTCGACGCGCTCGCCGATCTCGCGGCCGACAACGACGCCTATCTGCTCTGCGACGAGGTGTATCGCCTGCTCGCCGAGGATTCCCTCCCGCCGGTAGCGAGTCTGGGCCCTCGGGGGATCAGCACGACGAGTCTGACGAAGGCTCACGGGCTGGCGGGACTGCGCTTCGGGTGGCTCGCCGGCCCGCCCGAGATCGTCGACGCCGCCCGCCGCTGGAAGGACTATACGACGATCTCGCCGTCGATCTTCGGCCAGCACGTCGCCCGACAGGCGCTCGCCGAGGAGGAGTCGATTCTCGACGAGAACCGTGCGCTCGCGCAGGAGCATCGCGAGCGCGTCGGCGAGTTCCTCGCAGCGTACGGGCTCGACTGGCACGAACCCGTCGGCGTGAACGCCTTTCCCACGATTCCCGAGGGGTTCGACGACTCCCGGGAGTTCTGTCGCACGGTGGTCGAAGAGGAATCGGTCGTGCTCGCGCCTGGCGACCTGTTCGGTTTCGACGACCGCTTTCGGCTGGGGTTCGGTTTGCCGACCGACGAGTTGGAGGATGGACTGGAGCGCGTCGGTCGGGTCGTCGAGAACGCCCGATAG
- a CDS encoding translation initiation factor IF-5A produces MARQQNQVRELDEGSYVMIDDAPCKITAYSTAKPGKHGSAKARVEGKGVFDDNKRNFTQPVDAKVWVPIIQRKQGQVVSVESEDVAQVMDLDTYETFTIKTPGDTELSPDDEIEYLEMDEQRKIV; encoded by the coding sequence ATGGCTAGGCAACAGAATCAGGTCCGCGAGCTCGACGAGGGAAGCTACGTGATGATCGACGACGCGCCGTGCAAGATCACCGCCTACAGCACGGCGAAACCCGGCAAACACGGCAGTGCGAAGGCACGCGTCGAGGGGAAGGGCGTCTTCGACGACAACAAGCGCAACTTCACCCAACCCGTCGACGCCAAGGTCTGGGTGCCGATCATCCAGCGCAAACAGGGCCAGGTCGTCAGCGTCGAGAGCGAGGACGTCGCACAGGTGATGGATCTCGACACCTACGAGACGTTCACGATCAAGACCCCTGGCGACACGGAGCTCTCGCCGGACGACGAGATCGAGTATCTGGAGATGGACGAACAGCGAAAGATCGTCTGA
- the speB gene encoding agmatinase, with the protein MGFPGANDARETADYVLLGAPLDVSTSFQPGTRFGPREVRHHAHTFDDYDRRTEAHFTDLGVHDAGDLDAWEDAAEYLDFLQGMVTDIEGESRLPLLVGGEHTVSAAGVRATNPDVFVCLDAHLDLREEFAGNELSHATVTRRTLDVVDEVIVLGARTGSEAEWERADRDDVTVVPPEDITDWEPEFDGDAYLSVDIDAADPAFAPGTGTMEPFGLAPRELRRVVRAVAPRSVGFDVVEVNDRDDGQAAALGGKLLREFVYAHAARADD; encoded by the coding sequence ATGGGCTTTCCCGGCGCGAACGACGCGCGCGAAACGGCCGACTACGTCCTTCTGGGCGCACCGCTCGATGTCTCGACGAGCTTCCAGCCCGGCACGCGGTTCGGTCCCCGCGAGGTGCGCCACCACGCACACACCTTCGACGACTACGACCGACGCACGGAAGCCCACTTCACCGATCTCGGCGTCCACGACGCCGGCGATCTCGACGCCTGGGAGGATGCCGCCGAGTATCTCGACTTCCTCCAGGGGATGGTCACGGATATCGAGGGCGAGAGCCGTCTCCCGCTACTCGTCGGCGGCGAACACACCGTCAGCGCCGCGGGCGTGCGCGCGACTAATCCCGATGTCTTCGTCTGTCTCGACGCCCATCTCGATCTCCGCGAGGAGTTCGCGGGCAACGAACTGAGCCACGCGACCGTCACCCGGCGCACCCTCGACGTCGTCGACGAGGTAATCGTCCTCGGTGCGCGCACCGGCAGCGAAGCCGAGTGGGAGCGCGCCGACCGCGACGACGTCACGGTGGTGCCGCCCGAGGACATCACCGACTGGGAACCCGAGTTCGACGGCGACGCCTATCTGAGCGTCGACATCGACGCTGCCGACCCCGCCTTCGCGCCGGGCACGGGGACGATGGAGCCGTTCGGGCTGGCTCCCCGCGAGCTGCGTCGGGTCGTCCGGGCGGTCGCTCCCCGATCGGTCGGCTTCGACGTCGTGGAAGTCAACGACCGCGACGACGGCCAGGCCGCCGCCCTCGGTGGGAAACTCCTCCGCGAGTTCGTCTACGCGCACGCGGCGCGAGCGGACGACTGA
- a CDS encoding sodium:calcium antiporter, with translation MVLGGVFPDSPIVHALVIVAATGLIWFGSGWLESSAERLAAHYGLPAVVQGSIVVAVGSSFPELSSVVFTALAGAFDMGVGAIVGSAVFNVLMIPALSGIATDSDLDANREIVYKEAQFYMLAVATLVVTFSLAVIYIPTGNGLVGQVTRPLALIPLLLYGLYLFIQWQDVNDHDADGDTETDIGRAWGKLAVGLVVILVAVEQLVGSVEALGTTFGVPEFLAGVTVIAAATSLPDLLVSVRAARAGNSTTSLGNVLGSNTFDLLVAIPIGVLIVGSVPIDFAVAVPMLGVLTLATVLLFTVLRTELSITTLESYALLVGYGLFVAWVVAETAGVTHLLRGS, from the coding sequence ATGGTCCTCGGTGGCGTGTTCCCCGACAGCCCGATCGTCCACGCTCTCGTGATCGTCGCCGCGACCGGCCTCATCTGGTTCGGCAGCGGCTGGCTGGAGTCGTCGGCCGAACGGCTCGCCGCCCACTACGGCCTGCCGGCAGTGGTTCAAGGCTCGATCGTCGTCGCGGTCGGGTCGAGTTTCCCCGAACTGTCGAGCGTCGTGTTCACGGCGCTCGCCGGTGCCTTCGACATGGGCGTCGGGGCGATCGTCGGCTCGGCGGTGTTCAACGTGCTGATGATCCCCGCACTGTCGGGCATCGCCACCGACTCGGATCTCGATGCGAACCGCGAGATCGTCTACAAGGAGGCGCAGTTCTACATGCTCGCTGTCGCCACGCTCGTCGTCACGTTCTCGCTCGCGGTCATCTATATCCCGACAGGAAACGGTCTCGTTGGGCAGGTCACGCGTCCGCTCGCGCTGATCCCGCTGCTGCTGTACGGGCTCTATCTCTTCATCCAGTGGCAGGACGTGAACGATCACGACGCCGACGGCGACACCGAGACCGATATCGGGCGCGCGTGGGGCAAGCTCGCCGTCGGGCTGGTCGTCATCCTCGTGGCCGTCGAACAGCTCGTCGGCAGCGTCGAGGCGCTCGGTACCACCTTCGGCGTGCCCGAGTTCCTCGCCGGCGTCACCGTCATCGCGGCGGCGACGAGCCTGCCAGACCTGCTCGTAAGCGTGCGTGCGGCCCGCGCGGGCAACTCCACCACCAGCCTCGGCAACGTGCTCGGCTCGAACACGTTCGACCTGCTCGTGGCGATCCCGATCGGCGTCCTTATCGTCGGGAGCGTCCCGATCGATTTCGCCGTCGCCGTCCCGATGCTCGGCGTGCTCACGCTCGCGACGGTGCTGCTCTTCACCGTTCTCCGGACCGAACTCTCGATCACCACCCTCGAATCGTACGCGCTGCTCGTCGGCTACGGACTGTTCGTCGCGTGGGTCGTCGCCGAGACCGCCGGCGTGACACACCTGCTGCGCGGTTCCTGA
- a CDS encoding tryptophanase — protein sequence MRAYKAKSVERIELPDREARERHLREAGYNAFELDAEAVFVDLLTDSGTGAMSDEQWAALHRGDESYAGSESFQELEAAVEDVMGFSRIVPAHQGRGAENVLYGALVSEGEYVPNNTHFDTTRAHIVNAGGEPVDCPVESDPGDPFQGNLDTDAVREFANEVGAERIPAVVVTITNNSLAGQPVSIANLQAARAVADEIDARLVIDACRFAENAYFVARREAEFEGESVASVAREQLSMADAIVMSGKKDGLANVGGFVGVRENDDELYEQARQRGILFEGFSTYGGMAGRDLEAMAVGLREAVERPYIESRVEQVAELGTLLQEVGVPIRTPTGGHAVYVDAGEFLPEIPREQFPGQALVCALYEEGGVRTVELGELAFPGEDRPQLVRLCLPRRTYFRDHLEHVAETFAAVADRREELPGYEIVDEPAMAELRHFSAELRPLD from the coding sequence ATGCGAGCGTACAAGGCGAAGTCGGTCGAGCGAATCGAACTTCCCGACCGCGAGGCGCGCGAGCGCCACCTCCGCGAGGCGGGCTACAACGCCTTCGAACTCGACGCCGAGGCGGTGTTCGTCGATCTGCTGACCGACAGCGGAACGGGCGCGATGAGCGACGAGCAGTGGGCGGCGCTCCATCGTGGCGACGAATCCTACGCCGGCAGTGAGAGTTTCCAGGAGCTCGAAGCCGCGGTCGAGGACGTGATGGGGTTCTCGCGGATCGTCCCCGCCCATCAGGGCCGCGGCGCGGAGAACGTCCTCTACGGCGCGCTCGTCTCGGAAGGCGAGTACGTCCCGAACAACACCCACTTCGACACGACGCGGGCACATATCGTCAACGCCGGCGGCGAGCCCGTCGACTGCCCGGTTGAGAGCGATCCCGGCGATCCCTTCCAGGGAAACCTCGACACCGATGCGGTGCGCGAGTTCGCGAACGAGGTCGGTGCCGAGCGGATCCCGGCCGTCGTCGTCACGATCACGAACAATTCCCTGGCCGGCCAGCCCGTCAGCATCGCCAACCTCCAGGCGGCCCGCGCGGTCGCCGACGAGATCGACGCGCGGCTCGTGATCGACGCCTGCCGGTTCGCCGAGAACGCCTACTTCGTCGCTCGGCGCGAGGCGGAATTCGAGGGCGAGAGCGTCGCCAGCGTCGCCCGCGAGCAGCTCTCGATGGCCGACGCGATCGTGATGAGCGGGAAGAAGGACGGGCTCGCCAACGTCGGCGGGTTCGTCGGTGTGCGCGAGAACGACGACGAGCTCTACGAGCAGGCCCGCCAGCGCGGCATCTTATTCGAGGGGTTTTCGACCTACGGCGGGATGGCCGGCCGCGATCTCGAAGCGATGGCCGTCGGGCTGCGCGAGGCGGTCGAGAGGCCCTACATCGAATCACGCGTCGAACAGGTCGCCGAACTCGGCACGCTCCTCCAGGAGGTCGGCGTCCCGATCCGCACGCCGACCGGCGGTCACGCGGTCTACGTCGATGCCGGCGAGTTCCTGCCGGAAATTCCACGCGAGCAGTTCCCCGGACAGGCGCTCGTCTGTGCGCTCTACGAGGAGGGTGGCGTGCGCACCGTCGAGCTCGGCGAGCTCGCCTTCCCCGGTGAGGATCGCCCCCAGCTCGTCCGGCTCTGTCTCCCACGGCGCACCTACTTCCGCGATCACCTCGAACACGTCGCCGAGACGTTCGCGGCGGTCGCCGACCGCCGCGAGGAGCTCCCGGGCTACGAGATCGTCGACGAGCCCGCGATGGCCGAACTTCGCCATTTCAGCGCCGAGCTCCGGCCGCTCGACTGA
- a CDS encoding DUF4870 domain-containing protein, protein MASSTQDIGIDEESTASESESGLDSTTAGALSYLFGFVSGLLFYLIEREDRFVRWHAAQSMAFTGVLVVAYIALSFLGTAVSMATVSGSSGLFLAGSLFGLILGLVWLVVSLGSFVAWIYLMIKAYQGKVARLPIAASIADRLA, encoded by the coding sequence ATGGCAAGCAGCACACAGGACATCGGTATCGACGAGGAATCGACGGCAAGCGAAAGCGAATCCGGACTCGACAGCACCACCGCGGGGGCACTGTCGTATCTGTTCGGCTTCGTCTCGGGACTGCTCTTCTATCTCATCGAGCGCGAGGACCGGTTCGTGCGCTGGCACGCCGCCCAGAGCATGGCCTTCACCGGCGTGCTCGTCGTCGCGTACATCGCGCTCTCGTTTCTCGGAACGGCCGTCTCGATGGCAACGGTGAGCGGGAGTTCAGGCCTCTTCCTCGCGGGGAGTCTATTCGGACTGATCCTCGGACTGGTCTGGCTCGTCGTCTCGCTCGGGAGTTTCGTCGCCTGGATCTATCTGATGATCAAGGCCTACCAGGGAAAGGTCGCCAGACTCCCCATCGCCGCGTCGATCGCCGACCGGCTCGCGTAA
- a CDS encoding AIM24 family protein: MDFDDFVRSHGPDETTKTFDRESSKMLDVALDGAVMAKAGSMIGYTGEVAFERKSSGGLKGMLKKRVTGEGGVMMRASGVGHLYLADDGKEVQILELDADDEVSVNGNDVLAFEESVNWDIKMMSSIAGVSSGGMFNVYLKGPGHIAITTHGEPLVLPTPVRTDPNATVAWSANVSPSAKRDLNIKSFIGRSSGESFQLEFAGEDGFVIVQPYEESNPDGGGSGGESAGTGEGINVGDFL; encoded by the coding sequence ATGGATTTCGACGATTTCGTCCGATCACACGGACCAGACGAGACCACGAAGACGTTCGACCGCGAGAGCTCGAAGATGCTCGACGTCGCCCTCGACGGGGCCGTCATGGCCAAGGCCGGCTCGATGATCGGCTACACCGGTGAGGTTGCCTTCGAGCGCAAATCCTCCGGCGGACTGAAAGGCATGCTGAAAAAGCGTGTCACCGGCGAGGGAGGCGTGATGATGCGCGCGAGCGGCGTTGGCCATCTCTATCTCGCCGACGACGGCAAAGAGGTACAGATCCTCGAACTCGACGCCGACGACGAGGTGAGCGTCAACGGCAACGACGTACTCGCTTTCGAAGAGTCAGTAAACTGGGACATCAAGATGATGAGTTCCATCGCCGGGGTCTCCTCGGGCGGTATGTTCAACGTCTACCTGAAGGGACCGGGTCACATCGCCATCACCACTCACGGCGAGCCGCTGGTGCTGCCGACGCCCGTCCGGACCGACCCGAACGCGACCGTCGCCTGGAGCGCGAACGTCTCGCCGAGCGCGAAGCGCGACCTGAACATCAAGAGTTTCATCGGGCGCTCGTCGGGCGAGAGCTTCCAACTGGAGTTCGCTGGCGAAGACGGGTTCGTCATCGTCCAGCCCTACGAGGAGAGCAACCCCGATGGAGGCGGATCGGGCGGTGAAAGCGCCGGCACGGGGGAGGGAATCAACGTCGGCGATTTCCTCTGA
- a CDS encoding DUF5518 domain-containing protein: MTNWRAVGLGLTVEFVLGVVGLVVPGIGQFVAGLVGGFVAGYRAETSIGGGLWHGLLAGSLGGFLLAISLGIGVSIASIEIGVLGQSGGLLAGLGTTLFVVVVAVVLGANSALGGAIGSLVDGASRDHHDSGRHSRDRNDAPRSPRDRPVGADRTADTGSTPANSERDDRSSARLTDAILDDRR, translated from the coding sequence ATGACGAACTGGCGCGCAGTCGGGCTGGGGCTGACCGTCGAGTTCGTGCTCGGTGTCGTCGGCCTCGTCGTTCCGGGGATCGGACAGTTCGTCGCCGGTCTCGTCGGCGGGTTTGTCGCCGGCTATCGCGCCGAAACCTCCATCGGTGGCGGGCTCTGGCACGGGCTGCTCGCCGGTTCGCTCGGCGGCTTCCTGCTGGCGATCTCTCTCGGTATCGGAGTCTCCATCGCGAGCATCGAGATCGGGGTTCTGGGCCAATCCGGCGGCCTGCTCGCCGGGCTCGGGACGACCCTGTTCGTGGTCGTCGTCGCCGTCGTCCTCGGGGCGAACAGCGCCCTCGGCGGAGCCATCGGCAGCCTCGTGGATGGTGCCAGCCGTGACCACCACGACAGCGGACGGCACTCTCGCGACCGCAACGACGCCCCGCGCAGCCCCCGCGACCGCCCAGTGGGTGCCGATCGCACGGCGGATACCGGCTCTACGCCAGCGAACTCCGAGCGTGATGACCGATCGAGCGCGCGGCTGACGGACGCGATCCTGGACGATCGACGATAG
- a CDS encoding LLM class flavin-dependent oxidoreductase, producing MELSIVDLAPVPENGSATEAFENTVERARNAEELGYSRFWVAEHHDFPDRLASTTPEALIPHIAAKTDSIRVGSGTVLLNHYSPYKVAETFGVLDALAPDRIDLGLGRATGNPVGDYALQPDRSQRRRSDDHAEKINETAAHLHDGFPDDHQFSELDIARSAESVPEVWVLGSSPSSAAIAGELGLPYCFASFIRPGPAVEAFETYRERFQPSSFGAGPSSPEGMLAVNVTCGETDEEAARLRATTEAARKRLQSGIADAPPIRSTEEAIEELGGVPEPTEQPLEPGEWPRQISGSPETARELLEEMAAQAGVERVMVQSQLADPDDVLRSHELLADAFDLSSN from the coding sequence GTGGAACTATCGATAGTCGATCTGGCACCAGTACCCGAGAACGGGTCGGCGACCGAGGCGTTCGAGAACACCGTCGAGCGCGCACGGAACGCCGAGGAACTCGGCTACTCGCGCTTCTGGGTGGCCGAGCATCACGACTTCCCCGATCGCCTCGCAAGCACCACCCCGGAGGCACTCATTCCCCATATCGCGGCCAAGACCGACAGCATCCGCGTCGGCTCCGGTACTGTGCTGCTCAACCACTACAGCCCGTACAAGGTGGCCGAGACGTTCGGCGTGCTCGACGCGCTCGCGCCCGATCGCATCGATCTCGGGCTCGGCCGGGCGACCGGCAATCCGGTGGGCGACTACGCCCTCCAGCCCGATCGCAGCCAGCGCCGGCGCAGCGACGACCACGCCGAGAAGATCAACGAGACCGCCGCCCACCTCCACGACGGCTTTCCCGACGATCACCAGTTCAGCGAGCTCGACATCGCTCGCTCGGCGGAGTCGGTTCCCGAGGTGTGGGTGCTCGGATCGAGCCCATCGAGCGCGGCCATCGCCGGCGAGCTGGGGCTCCCCTACTGTTTCGCGTCGTTCATCAGACCCGGCCCCGCCGTCGAGGCGTTCGAGACCTATCGCGAGCGGTTCCAGCCCTCGTCGTTCGGTGCCGGGCCGAGTAGTCCAGAAGGGATGCTCGCGGTGAACGTCACCTGCGGGGAGACCGACGAGGAGGCCGCACGGCTGCGCGCGACGACCGAAGCCGCTCGCAAGCGACTTCAGAGTGGCATCGCCGACGCGCCGCCGATCCGTTCGACCGAGGAGGCGATCGAGGAGCTCGGCGGCGTGCCCGAACCGACCGAGCAACCGCTCGAACCGGGCGAGTGGCCGCGACAGATCTCGGGTAGTCCCGAGACCGCACGCGAACTCCTCGAAGAGATGGCCGCACAGGCCGGCGTCGAGCGTGTCATGGTCCAGAGCCAGCTCGCCGATCCCGACGACGTGCTCCGCTCGCACGAACTGCTCGCCGACGCGTTCGATCTCTCCTCCAACTGA
- a CDS encoding universal stress protein, which produces MTEHVLVPIDGSPRSERALEHALDMNDVELTVITVINPFDTDPNTIGLQSPTGIPGLPGYSEEWYEGARAEVEELHAAASEQAAEADIVLSGEIEVGDPARRILRYIENNEIDHVVVGSHDRTDLTRILLGSVAERVVRRSPVPVTVVR; this is translated from the coding sequence ATGACCGAACACGTCCTCGTCCCCATCGACGGCTCGCCGCGCTCGGAGCGGGCGCTGGAGCACGCACTCGACATGAACGACGTCGAACTCACCGTCATCACCGTCATCAATCCCTTCGACACCGATCCGAACACGATCGGCCTGCAGTCGCCGACCGGGATTCCCGGTCTGCCCGGCTACTCCGAGGAGTGGTACGAGGGCGCGCGAGCGGAGGTCGAGGAACTCCACGCGGCGGCAAGCGAACAGGCTGCCGAGGCCGACATCGTGCTATCCGGCGAGATCGAGGTCGGCGATCCCGCACGGCGTATCCTTCGGTATATCGAGAACAACGAGATCGATCACGTGGTCGTCGGCAGCCACGACCGCACCGATCTCACGCGCATCCTGCTCGGCAGCGTCGCCGAACGGGTCGTGCGGCGCTCGCCGGTGCCGGTGACGGTCGTCCGCTGA
- a CDS encoding NAD-binding protein — MRFRRVLDAIRATTRRRVGARRLRVLLGRRVAVWLTVAVALLSILTGVAVLGSPETFGPLTGVIASGIRRTAGFSAVITGFLLLISALDLRSGRRAAWLATVVLLSVTVFEAIVQSSVVSFPVATLSVATLVVLVLTRNRFDKELDLSTTQIAALIAVSGALLYGTVGAYTLRESFRGVETLTDAFYYTIITASTVGYGDATPVTGQARLFTVSVIVVGVSSFGLAIGALVSPAIEDRLTRALGTMTDTQLAERDDHVLVLGYGSLTESVLDELDIDDLVLVVPEADEPKLPPAAERELPVFVADPTDDAALDRAGIDRARAVIVASDDDATDALAVLTVRERNPEITVVAAATEGENGPKLERAGADTVVTPAAIGGRRLVESALGGE; from the coding sequence ATGCGATTCAGGCGCGTTCTCGACGCGATACGAGCGACGACGCGGCGGCGGGTGGGCGCGCGACGGCTGCGCGTACTGCTCGGCCGGCGAGTAGCCGTCTGGCTGACCGTCGCGGTGGCGCTGCTGTCGATCCTCACCGGCGTGGCCGTGCTCGGCTCGCCGGAGACGTTCGGCCCGCTGACGGGGGTTATCGCCAGCGGCATCCGGCGAACTGCGGGGTTCTCGGCGGTGATCACGGGCTTTCTGCTCCTCATCAGCGCGCTCGATCTGCGCAGCGGGCGGCGCGCAGCGTGGCTCGCGACCGTCGTCCTGCTCTCGGTGACGGTGTTCGAGGCGATCGTCCAGTCGAGCGTCGTCTCGTTTCCGGTCGCCACCCTCTCGGTGGCGACGCTCGTCGTGCTGGTGCTCACCCGCAACCGCTTCGACAAGGAGCTCGATCTCTCGACAACGCAGATCGCGGCACTCATCGCCGTCAGCGGCGCGCTGCTCTACGGCACCGTCGGCGCGTACACGCTCCGCGAGTCCTTTCGTGGCGTCGAGACGCTCACCGATGCCTTCTACTACACGATCATCACCGCGAGCACCGTCGGCTACGGTGACGCGACGCCCGTCACCGGCCAGGCACGGCTGTTCACCGTCTCGGTTATCGTCGTCGGCGTGTCGAGCTTCGGGCTCGCGATCGGTGCGCTCGTCTCCCCGGCGATCGAGGACCGCCTCACGCGCGCGCTCGGAACCATGACAGACACACAGCTCGCCGAACGCGACGATCACGTGCTCGTACTCGGCTACGGCAGCCTGACCGAATCCGTCCTCGACGAACTCGATATCGACGATCTGGTGCTCGTCGTCCCGGAAGCCGACGAACCGAAACTCCCGCCGGCCGCCGAGCGCGAGCTTCCCGTCTTCGTCGCCGATCCAACCGACGACGCGGCGCTCGACCGTGCCGGCATCGACCGCGCTCGGGCGGTGATCGTCGCCAGCGACGACGACGCGACCGATGCGCTGGCGGTGCTCACTGTCCGCGAGCGCAATCCCGAGATCACGGTCGTGGCCGCCGCCACCGAGGGCGAGAACGGCCCAAAGCTCGAACGCGCCGGCGCGGACACCGTCGTCACTCCAGCCGCCATCGGCGGTCGCCGGCTCGTCGAATCCGCGCTCGGTGGGGAGTGA
- a CDS encoding DUF7260 family protein gives MTVETHIRQAIDRVHEEQAAIDGKQAAYKRFVTGVEGVAVETPTSQRGGLRTGPAATVAASSSGGSNSRRQVRERFAETVRPHSTADVDDPETLLETIGAELSEQVAMALAPQNMTGFTANLKQGVLSEAAQRRHELRAMERALDREETSLVAANDAIDELLAWIVDANETALTDCGFAALRARHERLDGFDDQCGTIAHERQSLLHATTSVDAQVGITQQELVNCLYDGFPVAYPVLSTIVRVEQICDECQRAIRAHLVRRV, from the coding sequence ATGACTGTCGAGACCCATATTCGACAGGCGATCGATCGCGTGCACGAGGAGCAGGCGGCCATCGACGGGAAACAGGCGGCGTACAAGCGCTTCGTCACCGGCGTCGAAGGGGTTGCCGTCGAGACGCCGACTTCCCAGCGGGGCGGGCTCCGAACCGGCCCTGCCGCCACGGTGGCGGCGAGCTCGTCGGGTGGATCGAACAGTCGCCGGCAGGTCCGTGAACGGTTCGCCGAGACGGTTCGCCCGCACAGCACTGCGGACGTCGACGATCCCGAAACGCTGCTCGAAACGATCGGGGCCGAACTCTCCGAGCAAGTCGCGATGGCTCTCGCGCCGCAGAACATGACGGGGTTCACCGCCAACCTCAAGCAGGGCGTGCTCTCCGAGGCGGCACAACGACGCCACGAGCTCCGGGCGATGGAGCGGGCGCTCGACCGCGAAGAGACGTCACTCGTCGCGGCGAACGACGCCATTGACGAGCTGCTGGCGTGGATCGTCGACGCGAACGAGACGGCGCTTACCGACTGTGGGTTCGCGGCGCTTCGAGCACGACACGAGCGCTTGGACGGGTTCGATGACCAATGCGGGACGATCGCTCACGAGCGCCAGTCGCTGCTGCACGCGACCACCAGTGTCGACGCACAGGTCGGCATCACCCAACAGGAGCTCGTGAACTGTCTCTACGACGGGTTCCCGGTGGCGTATCCCGTTCTCTCGACGATCGTTCGGGTCGAACAGATCTGTGACGAGTGCCAACGAGCGATCCGAGCGCATCTGGTGCGACGGGTGTGA